Proteins encoded in a region of the Fusarium falciforme chromosome 6, complete sequence genome:
- a CDS encoding Fungal-trans domain-containing protein encodes MSARQVADESARHGDVLSRHLKGHGDNDKAHKNASKLTRVRLQERQHGPESPTGNTVVVWPLGSASSPSRSSRHSPQQPGLDEAPSGTNSAPNNATVSSIDTLDPDIVIPNAREIPVAPNLEPSAQADLGSLDQQTASPTPSHGARRSEKPPLSHEIQNRITLGRSKPTPRVGQEDDEMQALFSFSYSMPPISETSIADHELSNTMAHSQAEPDVLMSNSVDSAAHLSIPDETQPTTTFRRDSLHGHDTSALSDQDLGHLLGQYVDRTWPPAEPDWLPGLDTELTIPDLNWRSWGNNPLLSFDVTAPLDHPIKRRRKTASFTSEIPDERFAEMAKLWPKRGDQPWQLMQTLWSDSVTHRGSNLFSDTKHAGDSYVATGPKSAEGRLDDQRRMSMSQEYGVECPSVVIPAQKHE; translated from the exons ATGAGCGCTCGC CAAGTCGCTGATGAGTCTGCCAGACACGG AGACGTTCTGAGTCGGCATCTGAAAGGACACGGCGACAACGACAAGGCCCACAAGAACGCCTCCAAATTAACCCGGGTGCGCTTGCAAGAGAGGCAACACGGCCCCGAATCTCCAACTGGCAACACTGTCGTTGTGTGGCCCTTGGGCTCCGCGTCTTCGCCCTCACGCTCGTCCCGTCACAGCCCTCAGCAGCCCGGGCTAGATGAGGCACCCAGTGGCACCAACAGTGCCCCGAACAATGCCACCGTCTCCAGCATCGACACTTTGGACCCCGACATCGTCATCCCGAATGCCCGGGAGATCCCTGTTGCTCCGAATCTCGAACCTTCCGCCCAGGCTGATCTCGGCTCCCTGGACCAACAGACCGCGTCTCCGACTCCCTCCCACGGTGCCCGGCGATCCGAGAAGCCCCCCTTGAGCCATGAGATTCAGAACCGGATCACGCTTGGTCGCTCCAAGCCGACCCCGAGAGTTGGCcaggaagatgacgagatgcaagctctcttctctttttcaTACAGCATGCCGCCCATCTCGGAAACTTCCATCGCCGATCATGAGCTCTCCAATACCATGGCTCACAGCCAAGCCGAACCCGATGTGCTCATGAGCAACAGTGTAGATTCCGCGGCCCACTTGAGCATCCCCGACGAGACGCAACCCACAACCACTTTTCGACGCGACAGTCTGCACGGCCACGACACCAGTGCTCTATCAGATCAGGACCTGGGTCATCTCCTGGGGCAGTATGTCGACAGAACATGGCCGCCCGCTGAACCAGACTGGCTCCCCGGCTTGGACACAGAGTTGACGATTCCGGATCTCAACTGGCGTAGCTGGGGAAACAACCCTTTACTCAGCTTCGATGTCACTGCCCCTTTGGATCATCCCataaagaggaggaggaagaccgCGAGCTTCACATCTGAGATTCCCGACGAGCGCTTTGCTGAGATGGCCAAGCTGTGGCCCAAGAGGGGTGACCAGCCCTGGCAGCTTATGCAGACGCTGTGGTCAGATTCTGTCACTCACAGAGGCAGCAATCTCTTCTCTGATACTAAGCATGCCGGCGACTCTTATGTTGCGACTGGTCCCAAGTCAGCTGAAGGTAGGCTCGACGACCAGCGACGGATGAGCATGAGCCAAGAGTACGGGGTGGAGTGTCCTTCAGTGGTAATACCTGCGCAGAAACATGAGTGA
- a CDS encoding Fungal-trans domain-containing protein, translating to MEERVHSEQTHTLYSKVLSVAQQNGLFEAGKGQPLASVLPQGMSDDSAWKAWARVESTKRLIACLIMVDSFFSSGMRTHPIIRLDTMRFYTPCSTALFEAPDATRWAQLDSAGQCMKPSMLNLRPNQTFLPADVPSSSIGLYSLLSAVWLRLTDVKYRLFLQVPTPTPLIPGELYQKDEAGALLVPLLRDIYTTYKADLVRSNPNNVSFWHVMCISITTNMDILEIAAGREGIHAGKEALESIAGWAQSPSARRACLHAAHIYAAMSRRKVSDGTTFLSEDAIFNAALVLGLYLLVGPDSLQQGGKTEPFELLDDVDWSELAEEGFTGYVSSSSNAAKSSPAVRFVSMGGPVSFSSMVLPGGLNSARRVLVDFVSLLEEVGKWKAGKLCHILRLMSDSVTDL from the exons ATGGAG GAACGTGTCCATTCTGAGCAGACTCACACGCTTTACTCCAAAGTTCTCTCG GTTGCACAGCAGAATGGTCTCTTTGAGGCTGGCAAAGGACAGCCGCTTGCTTCGGTGCTCCCCCAAGGAATGTCAGACGACTCAGCCTGGAAGGCTTGGGCAAGAGTTGAGTCAACAAAGAG ACTGATCGCCTGCCTCATCATGGTGGACTcgttcttctcctctggcATGAGAACCCACCCCATAATCCGCCTAGACACGATGCGCTTCTACACCCCGTGCTCGACAGCGCTCTTCGAAGCCCCTGACGCGACTCGGTGGGCGCAGCTAGACTCGGCCGGCCAGTGCATGAAGCCCAGCATGCTGAACCTTCGACCCAACCAGACCTTCTTACCGGCAGACGTCCCGTCGAGCTCGATCGGGCTGTACTCGCTCCTGTCGGCCGTGTGGCTGCGGCTTACTGACGTGAAATATCGACTTTTCCTGCAGGTCCCAACACCGACCCCTCTCATTCCAGGAGAGCTGTACCAGAAAGATGAAGCCGGGGCGTTGCTGGTGCCACTGCTGAGAGACATCTACACAACATACAAGGCTGACCTGGTGCGGAGCAATCCAAACAACGTCTCGTTTTGGCATGTCATGTGCATCAGCATTACGACCAACATGGACATTTTGGAGATTGCTGCTGGGCGCGAGGGTATCCATGCTGGGAAAGAGGCACTCGAGAGTATCGCAGGCTGGGCGCAGAGTCCCTCGGCAAGGCGGGCGTGTTTGCACGCAGCCCACATATACGCAGCCATGTCAAGGAGAAAAGTCAGCGATGGGACCACGTTCCTGTCAGAGGATGCAATCTTCAACGCCGCGCTCGTGCTTGGCCTCTACCTCCTGGTAGGTCCGGACTCGCTGCAGCAGGGCGGCAAAACAGAGCCGTTTGAACTGCTGGACGACGTCGACTGGAGCGAGCTTGCCGAGGAGGGTTTTACTGGCTAcgtgtcctcctcctccaacgcaGCCAAGAGCTCGCCCGCTGTCCGGTTCGTGTCTATGGGTGGGCCGGTTTCTTTCAGCAGCATGGTGCTTCCGGGAGGCCTTAACTCAGCCAGGAGGGTGTTGGTCGACTTCGTGAGTCTTCTAGAGGAGGTGGGGAAGTGGAAGGCGGGAAAGTTGTGTCACATACTCCGCCTCATGAGCGACAGCGTGACTGATCTCTGA
- a CDS encoding MaoC-like domain-containing protein, producing the protein MSRRLVKLVQRSWAHRDALATVESIRSRGGTAVANGNSVLAGDAIIETAIATFGSIDILINATVYTPPTGSIADVNSLDWEVSKDVQIKGSYKTTNAAWKHFRAQGYGRVVNMSSLAALHGLPQQTVECAANHSQIGYTFTLAKEGAKKNIFANIVFPVGGTTDNEASTAAFVSFLVHERNKTENGGAYELGGGRVAKLRWQRSGGLLLRADDSLGPEAVIKGWSRVVDFERPEYPSGPNKFLDLLNDGLKLPVKKYPASISFKDRAVLITGAGSGLGRAYALHFARLGASVMANDIADPSSVVDEIHQMGGIAAGTVGSAEEGQKHVQATIEAFGRIDVVVNNAGILRDKAFHNMSESMWDPVLSVHLQGTYNTCRAAWPYFVKQKHGRIVNTTSVTGIYGSFGQANYAAAKSAIIGLTRALARAGAQYNILANVIAPNAGTNMTKSILSDEVSKALKPDHVAPLVSALSGDAAPSDPTEGVYEVGSGWFGKTRWERQPGWSLVTDGTSLDDILAKLSSFAASQPTYPTSVEEHMRILSREASNSQSASAEKVLANIRQAKEAKPQGSIYTYTERDLILYALSIGAHHSNLPLVWESHKDFTALPVFGLIPFFNAKLPYKMEDLMLGYDQRMLLHVDQYLEIRSPIPPSGELRTFPKLIQVVDKGRDAMVVQGFTTVTDKNQEVFLNETTVLVRGSGGFGGDSVLADRGAATARNNPPWRAPDVMVEEKTHEGQAALYRLNGDLNPLHVDPEFSQKGGFKEPILHGLCSLGIAGKHIFQTYGPYKSVKARFRSVVLPGQTLQTEMWKENNKVVFQVLVKETGEKAISGGAVELDLRRASFL; encoded by the exons ATGTCTCGCC GTTTGGTAAAGCTTGTGCAGAGATCTTGGGCTCACAGG GATGCTCTGGCGACCGTCGAGTCGATTCGAAGCCGTGGTGGCACTGCGGTAGCGAACGGGAACAGTGTCCTGGCTggcgatgccatcatcgaaACTGCCATTGCCACCTTTGGGTCGATTGACATCTTGATCAACGCAACCGTTTATACTCCACCAACGGGAAGCATTGCCGATGTAAACAGCCTTGACTGGGAGGTGTCAAAAGACGTTCAAATCAAGGGAAGCTACAAG ACCACCAACGCAGCCTGGAAGCACTTTCGAGCGCAGGGATATGGCCGCGTTGTAAACATGTCGTCCCTCGCTGCTCTTCATGGACTCCCACAGCAGACTGTTGAATGTG CGGCCAACCATTCGCAAATTGGCTATACTTTCACTCTCGCCAAAGAAGGCGCCAAAAAGAACATCTTTGCCAACATCGTGTTCCCTGTCG GTGGAACTACTGACAACGAGGCATCTACTGCTGCCTTCGTCTCGTTCCTGGTTCACGAGCGAAACAAGACAGAGAACGGAGGCGCTTATGAACTTGGGGGCGGTCGAGTTGCTAAGCTGCGCTGGCAGAGATCAGGCGGTCTGTTGCTGCGCGCAGACGATTCCCTAGGACCTGAAGCTGTCATCAAGGGGTGGTCGAGAGTGGTTGATTTTGAGAGACCAGAGTATCCATCGGGTCCCAACAAGTTTCTGGATCTTCTCAACGATGGTCTGAAACTGCCCGTCAAAAAGTATCCAGCATCCATTTCTTTCAAGGACAGAGCCGTCCTGATAACAGGTGCTGGCTCAGG CCTCGGACGTGCGTATGCACTACATTTTGCTCGACTTGGCGCGTCCGTCATGGCCAACGACATCGCGGACCCCTCGAGCGTCGTCGACGAAATCCACCAAATGGGCGGCATCGCCGCTGGGACGGTGGGCTCTGCAGAAGAGGGCCAGAAGCACGTCCAGGCTACCATCGAAGCCTTTGGGAGAATCGATGTGGTCGTCAACAATGCTGGCATCTTGCGGGATAAGGCGTTCCACAACATGAGTGAATCCATGTGGGACCCCGTTCTCTCTGTCCATCTTCAAGGAACCTACAACACGTGTCGCGCTGCGTGGCCGTACTTTGTCAAGCAGAAACATGGGCGCATCGTAAATACCACCAGCGTGACCGGCATCTACGGCTCGTTTGGCCAAGCTAACTACGCTGCGGCT AAATCAGCCATCATAGGCCTCACACGGGCACTGGCTCGTGCGGGCGCTCAGTACAATATTCTAGCAAACGTTATTGCCCCTAACGCTGGGACAAACATGACCAAGAGCATCCTCAGTGACGAAGTGTCCAAGGCACTCAAGCCAGACCACGTGGCACCTCTTGTGTCTGCTCTCTCTGGCGACGCAGCCCCTTCTGACCCAACAGAGGGAGTCTACGAGGTGGGCAGCGGCTGGTTCGGCAAGACGCGGTGGGAGAGGCAACCTGGCTGGTCTCTTGTGACCGATGGCACAAGTCTCGATGACATTCTGGCCAAGTTGTCAAGCTTTGCCGCCTCTCAGCCTACGTATCCTACCAGTGTAGAAGAGCATATGCGTATTCTGTCCCGTGAGGCGTCTAATTCCCAG TCCGCCTCTGCCGAGAAGGTCCTTGCCAACATCCGACAAGCTAAAGAAGCAAAGCCCCAAGGATCCATTTACACTTACACTGAACGCGACCTGATCCTTTATGCCCTTTCTATTGGTGCCCATCACAGCAACCTCCCGCTCGTCTGGGAAAGCCACAAGGACTTCACAGCTCTGCCAGTGTTCGGACTCATCCCCTTCTTCAACGCAAAGCTCCCATACAAGATGGAAGACCTCATGCTTGGCTACGACCAACGCATGCTCCTCCACGTGGATCAGTACCTGGAGATCCGCTCGCCCATTCCCCCCTCGGGAGAGCTGCGCACGTTCCCCAAGCTCATCCAGGTCGTCGACAAGGGCAGAGACGCCATGGTGGTCCAGGGCTTCACGACCGTTACGGACAAGAACCAAGAAGTCTTCTTGAACGAGACTACTGTGCTTGTCCGTGGGTCAGGCGGCTTCGGCGGCGACAGTGTGCTCGCAGACCGCGGAGCCGCAACGGCAAGGAACAACCCGCCCTGGCGAGCGCCGGATGTCATGGTTGAGGAGAAGACTCACGAAGGACAGGCCGCGCTGTACCGGCTCAACGGAGATCTGAACCCCTTGCATGTTGATCCCGAGTTCAGTCAGAAGGGTGGCTTCAAGGAGCCCATTCTGCATGGGCTCTGCTCCCTCGGAATTGCTGGGAAGCATATCTTCCAGACCTACGGGCCATACAAGAGTGTGAAAGCCAGATTTAGAAGCGTAGTTCTTCCTGGGCAGACCCTACAGACCGAAATGTGGAAGGAGAATAACAAGGTCGTCTTCCAAGTCCTGGTGAAGGAGACGGGTGAGAAGGCTATTAGTGGAGGCGCAGTAGAGCTTGATTTGCGACGGGCTTCCTTTTTGTAG
- a CDS encoding Aldedh domain-containing protein, giving the protein MSTVDFHAFSNVIAGALRSSAHLGHGINPSTREPLWNVPIATAQDLEDAVSAAQEASTKWSSTPWGKRQDCLGRAKVLLEQHRASIAQLLSLEGGKPPQFGDLEVQHALDFFNFYSTLPQPQPEIIQDDADLRLTLTYGPIGIVGAICPWNYPLVLAVGKIVPALLAGNCVITKPSPYTPYSIIKFTEIIRHIFPAGVIQAMHGGDDLGPRICNHPAIQKISFTGSTATGKKIMASASSGLKNITLELGGNSASIIFPDVDIDIVAPQVALGSFFNSGQLCVASKRVYVHKDIYDAFLRKMVEVVKSWKVGSPSTPGGMMLGPVQNEMQYNVVRSILKDSMDKGYRFALGGQLPADASSFIILPSIVDNPPDDSLVVKAEAFGPIVPVLSWSDEDELLSRVNDTTTGLGGAVWSSDIDRAHRIASRIHAGTVWINSFEKPLPQAYLAGHKESGIGGEWGRHGLLSFCNPQIFHYYKSPVASKL; this is encoded by the exons ATGAGTACTGTCGACTTCCACGCCTTCAGCAATGTGATTGCGGGAGCTCTCCGATCGTCTGCCCATCTGGGCCACGGGATCAATCCCTCAACCCGCGAGCCCCTCTGGAACGTCCCCATCGCTACAGCCCAGGACCTGGAGGATGCTGTCTCTGCAGCCCAAGAGGCCTCGACAAAGTGGTCTTCGACTCCGTGGGGGAAGAGACAGGATTGTCTGGGCCGGGCAAAAGTCTTGCTCGAGCAGCATAGGGCGAGCATTGCTCAGTTGCTGTCTCTTGAAGGCGGAAAACCACCGCAATTTGGAGATCTCGAAGTTCAGCACGCTCTCGACTTTTTCAACTTTTACT CCACGTTGCCGCAACCGCAGCCAGAAATCATCCAGGACGACGCTGATCTTCGCCTCACGTTGACCTATGGCCCCATCGGCATCGTGGGCGCTATCTGCCCATGGAACTACCCTCTCGTCCTCGCAGTCGGCAAGATTGTCCCCGCCTTGCTCGCGGGCAACTGCGTCATCACAAAGCCGTCGCCATATACCCCCTACAGCATCATCAAGTTTACCGAGATAATCCGCCACATTTTCCCCGCGGGCGTGATCCAGGCCATGCACGGAGGCGATGATCTGGGGCCGAGGATATGTAACCATCCGGCCATCCAGAAGATCAGCTTCACTGGGTCAACCGCCACCGGTAAGAAGATTATGGCTAGCGCGAGCTCTGGCCTAAAGAACATCACTCTGGAGCTAGGAGGTAACAGCGCAAGTATCATTTTTCCAGATGTCGATATAGATATTGTCGCGCCCCAGGTGGCTCTTGGGTCATTCTTTAACTCTGGCCAGCTATGCGTTGCTAGTAAGCGGGTCTATGTCCATAAGGATATATATGATGCTTTCCTCAGGAAGATGGTTGAGGTGGTTAAGTCGTGGAAAGTAGGGTCTCCATCTACGCCTGGTGGCATGATGCTGGGGCCTGTGCAGAATGAGATGCAATACAACGTGGTGAGATCCATTCTGAAAGATTCTATGGACAAGGGATACAGGTTTGCTCTAGGCGGGCAGCTCCCAGCCGACGCTTCAAGCTTCATTATCCTCCCATCCATCGTTGACAACCCCCCGGACGATTCTCTCGTTGTCAAAGCCGAGGCATTTG GACCTATCGTTCCGGTTCTGTCCTGGTCAGACGAAGACGAGTTGCTCTCTCGAGTGAATGACACGACGACCGGCCTTGGAGGAGCTGTCTGGTCGTCTGACATTGACCGAGCACACCGAATCGCCTCTCGCATCCACGCCGGGACTGTTTGGATCAACAGCTTTGAGAaacctcttcctcaagcTTATCTGGCGGGCCACAAGGAGTCGGGCATCGGTGGTGAATGGGGGAGGCACGGCCTCCTGTCTTTTTGCAACCCCCAAATCTTTCACTACTACAAAAGCCCTGTGGCATCTAAGCTGTAA